The window GTGCCGCCCGGCCTCGACGACCAGAGCAAGCTCTACCGCTCGCTGCTGGCCGACCGGCAGGCGCTGGTCGTGCTGGACAACGCCCGCGACGCCGCCCAGGTGCTGCCGCTGCTGCCGTCGTCGGGCCGCGTCCTGGTGACCAGCCGGCACCGGCTCGACGAGCTCGTCGCCCGCACCGGCGCGCACTCGCTGGGCCTGGCGCAGCTGCGGGAGGCCGACTCACGCGCGTTGCTCGTCGCCCTGCTCGGCGAGCGGGCCACCGCCGAACCCGAAGCGGCGGATGAGCTGGCGCGGCTCTGCGGGCACCACCCGCTCGCCCTGCGGATCGCGGCGGCGAACACCGGGGTCGCGAGCCTCGGCGAGCTCGTCGACGAGCTGCGCGGCGACCCCCTGGCCCAGCTCGGCTTCGACGGTTCCGAGGAGAGCGCCGTCGCGAAGGCGTTTTCGGTGTCCTACCAGGCGTTGCCGCCCGGGCTGCGGCAGGCGTTCCGGCTGCTCGCGCTGGTGCCGGGGGCCGACTTCACGGCGATCGCCGCGGCGGCGCTGCTGGACGTGCCGGTCGAGGAAGCGACCCGGCGGCTGCGCGGGCTGGCCGCGGCGAACCTCCTGGAGGCGCACGCGCCCCGCCGCTTCCGGTTCCACGACCTCGCTCGGCGCTACGCCGAGCGGTGCGTCCGCGCCGACGAGGAGGAAGCCGCGCGCGAGAAGGCGTGGGAGCGGCTGTTCACCGGCTACTGCGCGGCCGCGGACGCCGCCGTCGCGCTGCTCGGCGCGCGGATCGTGGCGCTACCGCGCGAAGACGCCCCGGCGGCGGTGAGCCCGGTCGCCTTCGCCGACGCCGCGGCCGCCGTGGCCTGGCTGGACGTCGAGGTGCCGAACCTGGCCGCGGCGTTGCGGCTGGCCGCGACGCGGGGGCCGTACCCCGCCGCGTGGTACCTCGCCGACGCGCTGCGGCGGTTCTTCCACGACCACGGCCGCCGCGCGGAGTGGCTGGAGCTCGCGCCGATCGTGCTGGACGCGGCGCGGGAGCACGGCGCCCGGCCGGCCGAGGCGCTGGTGCACCTCTCGATCGGTGGCGCGTACTTCCGCGAGGGCCAGCACGAGGCCGGCATCCGGCACTCGGAGAAGGCGGTGCTGGCCAGCCGGGCGTGCGGCTGGCGCGAGTGCGAGGCGACGGCCGTCGCGAACCTGGGGTCGATGCTGGAGTGGACCGGCCGGCTGTCGGAGGCGGTCGAGCACAGCCGGCGCGCGATCCAGCTGTTCCGCGAGCTGGAGAACGCCTCCGGCGAGGCGCTGGCGCTGAACTCGCTGAGCTGCCACTACCGGCAGCTGGGCCGGCTGGAGCAGGCCGAGGACTGCCTGTGCGAGGCGGTCGCGCTGTGCCGCCGGGAGAGCCTGCGGTTCTGGGAGGCGGCGAACCTCGCCGACCTCGGCTGGGTGCTGCTGGAGACGGGCCGGTTCGACGACGCGGCCGAAGCCGTCGAGCAGTCGTTGAGCACGTTCCGCGGCCTCGGCTCGAGCTTCGGCGAGGCGACGGCGCTCACGGCGTTGAGCGCGCTGCAGGGCGCCCGCGGAGAGCACGCCGCCGCGTCGCGAACGGCGGCGGAGGCGCTGGAGCGCGTCCGCCGCGACGGCGACCGCCAAGCGGAAGCGGCGGCGTTGATCGCCCTCGGGCGCGCGTCGGAAGCCGGCGGCGACCTGGCACTGGCGGAGCGCGTGCTGAGCGAGGCGCGGGCGCTGGCGGTGGAGTCGGGCCTGCGCGGTCAGCTGGCCGAGGCGTCGGCGACGCTGGCGTGGGTACTGGCGGCGGCCGGCCGCGTACCGGAAGCGGGTGAGCACGCGCGAACGGCGTTGGACGCGGCGCGCGCGGGCGGCTACCGCCTCCTGGAGGCCCAGGCACTGCTCGGCTTGGCGGCGGTGGAAGGCGCGGCCGGCCGGTCGATGCTGGCGGACGGGACGGCGCGGGAGGCCCGGGGCCTGTACCGGTCGGTCGGGCACGTGACGGGAGAGGCGCTGGCGGAGCGGTTTCTGGCGGACTTCGCCCGCCGCGCCACCGGATGACTTCGCCGGGCGTGCCCGGCGCGGCGATATCCACAGCCACGCGGATTCCGCGTGGCGGCCCGGAAAGCCCGCGCCGCGCGGCGCGACCGGATGAGCGGTGTTACCTCCGGCCCGCCCGCGCGACATACTGAACCCATGCCCCGTCCGAAACACGTCCCCGCGAGCGATCTCCGGCTCCCGGACGCGCTGCAGCCGGGGCGGCCCAAGGGCGACCAGCTGCGCGAGATCCTCGAGAGCGTCGCGACCGAGGCCGGTCCCGGCCGGCTGATGCCGTCCGAGCGGTTCCTGGCCGAGCACTTCGGCGTCGCCCGCGGCACGGTGCGGCA of the Amycolatopsis sp. NBC_01488 genome contains:
- a CDS encoding AfsR/SARP family transcriptional regulator — encoded protein: MRYRLLGPVTVLGDAGAVRPGGQKQTSVLAALLLNPNRVVSEDRLIDLTWGENAPPSVRGRLQVHISELRKLLGRDAIVRRAPGYVLEVAPGDRDLDVFDDEVARARATSGPDAVAHLRAALALWEGSPLGGVSEPLADHEGPALAERRLVALEELYEQELASGRHSEVVGELRRLVDEHPFRERPRAALMLALHRCGRTPEALETYTRAHDLFVDELGIEPGQALQDLRTRILRGEGDPAPVVPRPAELPLDVRGFTGRAPELAALDEPGDVWVITGTAGVGKTALAVHWAHTARARFPDGQLYVNLRGFDADDEPLTPAAALAQLLRTLGVDLRDVPPGLDDQSKLYRSLLADRQALVVLDNARDAAQVLPLLPSSGRVLVTSRHRLDELVARTGAHSLGLAQLREADSRALLVALLGERATAEPEAADELARLCGHHPLALRIAAANTGVASLGELVDELRGDPLAQLGFDGSEESAVAKAFSVSYQALPPGLRQAFRLLALVPGADFTAIAAAALLDVPVEEATRRLRGLAAANLLEAHAPRRFRFHDLARRYAERCVRADEEEAAREKAWERLFTGYCAAADAAVALLGARIVALPREDAPAAVSPVAFADAAAAVAWLDVEVPNLAAALRLAATRGPYPAAWYLADALRRFFHDHGRRAEWLELAPIVLDAAREHGARPAEALVHLSIGGAYFREGQHEAGIRHSEKAVLASRACGWRECEATAVANLGSMLEWTGRLSEAVEHSRRAIQLFRELENASGEALALNSLSCHYRQLGRLEQAEDCLCEAVALCRRESLRFWEAANLADLGWVLLETGRFDDAAEAVEQSLSTFRGLGSSFGEATALTALSALQGARGEHAAASRTAAEALERVRRDGDRQAEAAALIALGRASEAGGDLALAERVLSEARALAVESGLRGQLAEASATLAWVLAAAGRVPEAGEHARTALDAARAGGYRLLEAQALLGLAAVEGAAGRSMLADGTAREARGLYRSVGHVTGEALAERFLADFARRATG